One genomic segment of Aquamicrobium lusatiense includes these proteins:
- a CDS encoding phosphoenolpyruvate carboxykinase: protein MSEIGKRNPALGLDTLGLSTAGQVYFNLGPAELCEEAVRRGEATLTAHGALVADTGQFTGRSPRDKFVVRDENTEAHVWWDNNNAMTPAQFDALYADFLKHASGKDLFVQDLIGGADRSLSLPTRVITEFAWHSMFIRNLLIRLTDEEIAGFVPEMTIIDLPSFRADNSRHGGRSETLIAVDLTRKIVLIGGTKYAGEMKKSVFTALNYILPAKGVMPMHCSANEGPDGDAAVFFGLSGTVKTTLSADPKRTLIGDDEHGWGPDGIFNFEGGCYAKTIRLSAEAEPEIFATTRRFGTVLENVVLDEKRVPDFDDGSRTENTRCAYPLDFIPNASATGRASHPKNIIMLTADAFGVMPPIAKLTPAQAMYHFLSGYTAKVAGTERGVTEPEATFSTCFGAPFMPRHPSEYGNLLRELIAEHNVDCWLVNTGWTGGAYGVGSRMPIRATRALLTAALDGSLKQAEFRTDPNFGFEVPVSVPGVDQSILDPRSTWADKQAYDRQAAKLVGMFIDNFGKFETHVDATVRSAAPKVQEAAE from the coding sequence ATGTCGGAAATCGGCAAACGCAATCCTGCACTCGGGCTCGATACACTCGGTCTCAGCACGGCGGGACAGGTGTATTTCAATCTCGGCCCGGCAGAGCTCTGCGAGGAGGCTGTCCGCCGCGGCGAGGCAACGCTGACCGCCCATGGCGCGCTTGTCGCCGACACGGGGCAGTTTACGGGACGTTCGCCCAGGGACAAGTTTGTCGTTCGCGACGAGAACACCGAAGCCCATGTCTGGTGGGACAACAACAATGCGATGACGCCGGCGCAGTTCGATGCGCTCTATGCCGATTTCCTCAAGCATGCGTCCGGCAAGGACCTGTTCGTGCAGGACCTGATCGGCGGCGCCGATCGCTCGCTGAGCTTACCGACGCGCGTGATCACCGAATTCGCATGGCATTCCATGTTCATCCGCAACCTGCTGATCCGCCTCACCGATGAGGAGATCGCCGGTTTCGTTCCGGAAATGACCATCATCGACCTGCCCTCCTTCCGCGCCGACAACAGCAGGCATGGCGGCCGCAGCGAGACGCTCATCGCCGTCGACCTGACCCGCAAGATCGTTCTGATCGGCGGCACGAAATATGCCGGCGAGATGAAGAAGTCGGTGTTCACCGCGCTGAACTACATCCTGCCCGCCAAGGGCGTCATGCCCATGCACTGCTCGGCCAACGAAGGCCCGGACGGCGATGCCGCCGTGTTCTTCGGCCTCTCCGGCACCGTCAAGACCACGCTTTCGGCCGATCCGAAGCGTACGCTGATCGGCGACGACGAGCATGGCTGGGGCCCGGACGGCATCTTCAACTTCGAGGGCGGCTGCTACGCCAAGACCATCCGCCTTTCAGCCGAGGCAGAGCCGGAAATCTTCGCCACCACGCGCCGTTTCGGCACGGTGCTGGAAAATGTCGTGCTCGATGAGAAGCGCGTTCCCGACTTCGATGACGGCTCGCGCACCGAGAACACGCGCTGCGCCTATCCGCTGGACTTCATCCCCAACGCCAGCGCCACAGGCCGCGCCAGCCACCCGAAGAACATCATCATGCTAACCGCCGATGCTTTCGGCGTGATGCCGCCGATCGCAAAGCTGACGCCGGCGCAGGCCATGTATCACTTCCTGTCAGGTTACACCGCCAAGGTGGCCGGCACGGAGCGTGGCGTCACCGAACCGGAAGCCACCTTCTCCACCTGCTTCGGCGCGCCCTTCATGCCGCGCCATCCTTCGGAATACGGCAACCTGCTGCGCGAACTGATCGCCGAGCACAATGTCGATTGCTGGCTGGTCAACACCGGCTGGACCGGTGGCGCCTACGGCGTTGGCAGCCGCATGCCGATCAGGGCAACGCGCGCCCTTCTGACGGCCGCTCTCGACGGTTCGCTCAAGCAGGCCGAATTCCGTACCGACCCGAATTTCGGCTTCGAGGTGCCTGTTTCGGTGCCGGGCGTCGACCAGTCGATCCTCGACCCGCGCTCGACCTGGGCCGACAAGCAGGCCTACGACCGCCAGGCCGCGAAGCTGGTCGGCATGTTCATCGACAATTTCGGCAAGTTCGAAACCCATGTCGACGCGACCGTCAGGAGCGCGGCCCCGAAGGTGCAGGAAGCCGCCGAATAA
- the arfB gene encoding alternative ribosome rescue aminoacyl-tRNA hydrolase ArfB, which produces MAFEDNIVIGREAVIYPDELEEAFIRASGPGGQNVNKVATAVQLRFDAANARGLSERVRERTLKLAGQRATKDGVIVIEAARFRTQEQNRADARQRLAALVARAAEPPPPPRKKTKPTKGSVERRLKAKAGRSVVKKMRGRVESD; this is translated from the coding sequence ATGGCATTCGAGGACAACATCGTCATTGGCAGGGAAGCCGTCATCTATCCCGACGAGCTGGAAGAGGCGTTCATACGCGCTTCCGGTCCCGGCGGGCAGAACGTCAACAAGGTGGCCACCGCCGTTCAGCTTCGCTTCGACGCCGCCAATGCTCGCGGCCTTTCCGAGCGGGTGCGCGAGCGCACCCTGAAGCTCGCCGGGCAGCGCGCCACCAAGGACGGTGTCATCGTCATCGAGGCCGCACGTTTTCGCACGCAGGAGCAGAACCGCGCCGATGCCCGCCAGCGGCTGGCGGCGCTTGTCGCCAGAGCAGCCGAGCCGCCGCCCCCGCCGCGCAAGAAGACGAAGCCCACCAAGGGTTCGGTGGAACGCAGGCTGAAAGCCAAGGCAGGCCGGTCGGTGGTGAAAAAAATGCGGGGCAGGGTCGAAAGCGATTGA
- the lysM gene encoding peptidoglycan-binding protein LysM, whose protein sequence is MGIFDFVKNVGAKLGFGDDETPDADALKKELDSHKLGTDDVKIEVNGDTAVLKGQVADQSALEKAIIAVGNTLGVSKVQADELTVTTPDATVKEAVFYTVKKGDNLSKIAEAHYGKGKASKYTVIFEANKPMLTHPDKIYPGQVLRIPDLEG, encoded by the coding sequence ATGGGTATTTTCGACTTCGTGAAGAATGTCGGCGCCAAGCTTGGCTTCGGTGACGACGAGACTCCTGATGCGGATGCGCTGAAGAAGGAGCTGGACTCCCACAAACTCGGCACTGACGACGTCAAGATCGAGGTCAATGGCGACACCGCCGTGCTCAAGGGTCAGGTCGCCGACCAGTCTGCACTCGAAAAGGCGATCATCGCGGTCGGCAACACGCTGGGTGTCTCCAAGGTTCAGGCCGACGAGCTGACGGTGACAACACCGGATGCTACGGTCAAGGAAGCCGTCTTCTACACGGTCAAGAAGGGCGACAACCTCTCCAAGATCGCCGAAGCCCATTACGGCAAGGGCAAGGCTTCCAAATACACCGTCATCTTCGAGGCCAACAAGCCGATGCTGACGCACCCGGACAAGATCTATCCCGGCCAGGTGCTGCGCATTCCCGATCTCGAAGGCTGA
- a CDS encoding alpha-ketoglutarate-dependent dioxygenase AlkB family protein, producing MPTLPKGVRHFPLYLSPQQQASLIDEIRQVVQEAPLFVPAMPRTGKEMSVRMTNCGELGWVTDKERGYRYQPTHPLTGAPWPPIPETLLDIWRDVAGHDKPPQACLVNFYDEKARMGLHQDRDESDFSAPVVSVSLGDDCRFRVGTTERGGPTASLRLASGDVLVLGGQSRLAFHGVDRIYPQSSTLLKNGGRINLTLRRVTA from the coding sequence ATGCCCACACTGCCCAAAGGCGTGCGCCACTTTCCGCTTTACCTGTCGCCGCAGCAGCAGGCGTCCCTCATCGATGAGATCAGGCAGGTGGTGCAGGAAGCTCCGCTCTTCGTTCCGGCCATGCCGCGCACCGGCAAGGAAATGAGCGTGCGCATGACCAATTGCGGCGAGCTCGGCTGGGTCACGGATAAGGAGCGCGGCTATCGCTACCAGCCCACGCACCCGCTGACCGGCGCGCCGTGGCCGCCGATTCCCGAAACGCTGCTCGATATCTGGCGCGACGTAGCGGGCCACGACAAGCCGCCGCAGGCCTGTCTCGTCAATTTCTACGATGAAAAGGCCCGCATGGGCCTGCATCAGGATCGTGACGAATCCGACTTTTCCGCTCCGGTGGTATCCGTCTCGCTGGGTGATGACTGCCGCTTCCGCGTCGGCACAACAGAGCGCGGCGGCCCGACCGCTTCGCTCAGGCTGGCGAGCGGCGACGTGCTGGTTCTGGGCGGGCAAAGCCGCCTCGCCTTTCATGGCGTCGACCGCATCTACCCGCAAAGTTCCACGCTTTTGAAGAATGGCGGCCGCATCAATCTGACGCTGCGCCGCGTCACCGCCTGA
- the coaA gene encoding type I pantothenate kinase, whose translation MDQLAPTAQYSPYLFFSAEEWAKFRADTPLTLTGEEIKRLRSLNDPVDLDEVRRIYLSMSRLLSAHVEASQLLASQRRVFFNGKGVSKTPFIIGLAGSVAVGKSTTARVLMELLSRWPSSPKVDLVTTDGFLLPNEVLRRENLMERKGFPESYDVGALLRFLSAIKSGEKDVQAPLYSHLTYDVVPGAFTTIDRPDILIFEGLNVLQTRHLPPDGKFVPFLSDFFDFSIYIDADEKLIHDWYIARFMRLRDTAFRNPDSFFHRYSQLSEGAAQAIAEGLWMNINLRNLRENILPTRPRADLILRKGADHLIEEVALRKL comes from the coding sequence ATGGATCAGCTTGCGCCGACCGCACAGTATTCTCCCTATCTGTTTTTTTCGGCAGAAGAGTGGGCCAAATTCAGGGCCGACACGCCGCTGACCCTGACGGGCGAGGAAATCAAACGCCTGCGGTCGCTGAACGATCCGGTCGATCTCGACGAGGTCCGGCGCATCTATCTGTCGATGTCGCGGCTGCTTTCGGCGCATGTCGAAGCGAGCCAGCTTCTCGCCAGCCAGCGCCGCGTTTTCTTCAATGGCAAGGGGGTCTCCAAGACGCCCTTCATCATCGGCCTTGCCGGTTCGGTCGCGGTCGGAAAATCGACGACCGCGCGCGTGCTGATGGAATTGTTGTCGCGCTGGCCCTCCAGCCCGAAGGTCGATCTGGTGACGACGGACGGTTTTCTGCTGCCCAACGAGGTCCTGCGGCGCGAAAATCTGATGGAGCGCAAGGGCTTTCCCGAGAGCTATGACGTCGGCGCGCTGCTGCGCTTTCTTTCGGCCATCAAGTCCGGTGAGAAGGATGTGCAGGCGCCGCTTTATTCGCACCTGACCTACGACGTCGTGCCGGGTGCTTTCACCACCATCGACCGGCCGGACATCCTGATCTTCGAAGGGCTGAACGTGCTGCAGACGCGCCATCTGCCGCCGGATGGCAAGTTCGTGCCGTTCCTGTCCGATTTCTTCGACTTCTCCATCTATATCGATGCCGACGAGAAGCTGATCCACGACTGGTACATCGCTCGCTTCATGCGGCTGCGTGACACCGCCTTCCGCAATCCGGATTCCTTCTTCCACCGTTATTCGCAGCTTTCGGAAGGGGCGGCACAGGCCATCGCCGAAGGGTTGTGGATGAACATTAATCTGCGGAACCTGCGCGAGAATATCCTGCCGACCCGGCCCCGCGCCGATCTCATCCTGCGCAAGGGCGCCGATCACCTGATCGAGGAAGTGGCGCTTCGCAAGCTGTAG
- a CDS encoding phosphoribosyl-ATP diphosphatase: MASFTLSDLEATIRERARSGDADSWTARLFAKGMDKAAQKLGEEAVETVIAAVTKDRDGIVSESADLIYHLLVVLGIANVPFDEVLAELERRTGQSGVAEKASRNQPG, encoded by the coding sequence ATGGCCAGTTTCACGCTCTCCGACCTGGAAGCAACGATCCGCGAGCGGGCGCGCTCGGGCGACGCTGATTCCTGGACCGCACGGCTGTTTGCCAAAGGCATGGACAAGGCGGCCCAGAAGCTGGGCGAGGAAGCGGTGGAAACGGTGATCGCCGCGGTTACGAAAGATCGCGACGGCATCGTTTCGGAAAGCGCCGATCTCATCTATCATCTGCTCGTCGTGCTGGGGATCGCCAATGTTCCCTTCGACGAGGTGCTTGCCGAACTCGAGCGACGGACCGGGCAATCGGGCGTCGCCGAAAAGGCATCCCGCAACCAGCCGGGTTGA
- the hisF gene encoding imidazole glycerol phosphate synthase subunit HisF → MTLKARVIPCLDVKDGRVVKGVNFVDLVDAGDPVEAARAYDAAGADELCFLDITASSDNRETIFDVVARTAEHCFMPLTVGGGVRQVADIRKLLLAGADKVSINTAAVKNPEFVAEAADKFGNQCIVVAIDAKKVSGEGEADRWEIFTHGGRENTGIDAIEFARKVVDLGAGEILLTSMDRDGTKAGYDIALTRAVADAVRAPVIASGGVGTLDHMVAGIRDGHATAVLAASIFHFGTYSIAEAKAHMAAAGIDVRLDSGPVRI, encoded by the coding sequence ATGACCCTCAAGGCTCGTGTCATTCCCTGTCTCGACGTCAAGGACGGCCGTGTCGTCAAGGGCGTCAATTTCGTCGATCTGGTCGACGCAGGCGATCCGGTGGAGGCAGCACGCGCCTATGATGCGGCGGGCGCGGACGAGCTCTGCTTCCTCGACATCACCGCTTCCTCCGACAACCGCGAGACCATTTTCGATGTGGTGGCGCGCACCGCTGAGCATTGCTTCATGCCGTTGACGGTTGGAGGTGGTGTCAGGCAGGTGGCCGATATCCGCAAGCTTCTGCTGGCCGGCGCCGACAAGGTGTCGATCAACACGGCTGCGGTGAAGAATCCGGAATTCGTCGCCGAAGCCGCCGATAAGTTCGGCAACCAGTGCATTGTCGTCGCCATCGACGCCAAGAAGGTGAGCGGCGAGGGCGAGGCGGATCGCTGGGAAATCTTCACCCATGGCGGTCGTGAGAACACCGGCATCGACGCAATCGAGTTTGCCCGAAAAGTGGTGGATCTCGGCGCCGGCGAAATCCTGCTCACATCCATGGATCGCGACGGCACCAAGGCCGGCTACGATATCGCCCTGACGCGCGCCGTGGCTGATGCTGTGCGCGCGCCGGTGATCGCATCCGGTGGCGTCGGTACGCTCGACCACATGGTGGCGGGCATCCGCGACGGCCATGCGACGGCGGTGCTGGCGGCATCGATCTTCCATTTCGGCACCTATTCGATAGCCGAGGCAAAGGCCCATATGGCTGCCGCCGGCATCGATGTTCGACTCGACTCCGGTCCGGTTCGGATTTAA
- the hisA gene encoding 1-(5-phosphoribosyl)-5-[(5-phosphoribosylamino)methylideneamino]imidazole-4-carboxamide isomerase has translation MILFPAIDLKDGQCVRLKLGDMEQATVYNDDPAAQARVFEEQGFEWLHVVDLNGAFEGQSVNGAAVEGILKATKNPVQLGGGIRTLAHIESWLDKGLARVILGTVAVREPELVKKACKAFPGKVAVGIDARGGKVAVEGWAEASELGVIELAKQFEGAGVAAIIYTDIDRDGVLAGINWSSTIDLAEAVSIPVIASGGLASIADIVRMTMPDAAKLEGAISGRALYDGRIDPAEALAVLRGDAKPQAAMFEDRS, from the coding sequence ATGATCCTTTTTCCCGCCATCGACCTCAAGGATGGCCAGTGCGTGCGCCTGAAGCTCGGCGACATGGAACAGGCCACCGTCTACAACGACGACCCTGCCGCTCAGGCGCGCGTCTTCGAGGAGCAGGGTTTCGAGTGGCTGCACGTTGTGGACCTTAACGGCGCCTTCGAGGGCCAGAGCGTCAACGGTGCTGCCGTCGAGGGGATCCTGAAGGCGACGAAGAACCCGGTGCAACTCGGCGGCGGTATCCGCACCCTGGCGCATATCGAGAGCTGGCTGGACAAAGGGCTGGCCCGCGTCATCCTCGGCACCGTGGCAGTGCGCGAGCCCGAGCTGGTGAAAAAGGCCTGCAAGGCGTTCCCCGGCAAGGTCGCGGTCGGCATCGATGCGCGCGGCGGCAAGGTTGCGGTCGAGGGCTGGGCGGAAGCCTCGGAACTCGGCGTGATCGAGCTGGCGAAACAGTTCGAGGGCGCAGGCGTCGCTGCCATCATCTACACCGACATCGACCGTGACGGCGTGCTGGCCGGCATCAACTGGAGTTCGACCATCGATCTGGCCGAGGCCGTTTCCATTCCGGTGATCGCCTCGGGTGGTCTCGCCTCTATCGCCGACATCGTACGCATGACCATGCCGGACGCTGCGAAGCTCGAAGGCGCGATTTCCGGCCGCGCGCTCTATGACGGGCGCATCGACCCGGCCGAGGCGCTGGCCGTTCTGCGCGGCGATGCAAAGCCGCAGGCTGCCATGTTCGAGGACCGCTCATGA
- the hisH gene encoding imidazole glycerol phosphate synthase subunit HisH has translation MRVAIIDYGSGNLRSATKAFERAVREAGIAADIELTADADRVRGADRIVLPGVGAYADCAAGLRAVDGMWEAVEEVAIDKGRPFLGICVGMQLMSARGLEKTVTQGFGWIAGDVKEIAPSDPSLKIPQIGWNTLEVTHDHPIFAGIPTGPKGLHAYFVHSYHLDAQKPEQVIAVADYGGPVTAAVARDNLVGTQFHPEKSQALGLALIANFLMWTP, from the coding sequence ATGCGCGTTGCCATCATCGATTACGGGTCGGGCAATCTGCGCTCGGCGACAAAGGCCTTCGAACGGGCGGTGCGCGAGGCGGGCATTGCGGCCGACATAGAACTCACGGCGGATGCGGACCGCGTGCGCGGTGCCGACCGCATCGTGCTGCCCGGCGTCGGTGCCTACGCCGATTGCGCCGCTGGCCTGCGCGCCGTGGACGGCATGTGGGAAGCGGTGGAGGAAGTGGCCATTGATAAAGGCCGCCCCTTCCTCGGCATCTGCGTGGGCATGCAGCTCATGTCCGCGCGCGGGCTGGAAAAGACGGTCACGCAGGGCTTCGGCTGGATCGCGGGCGACGTGAAGGAGATCGCACCCTCCGATCCGTCGCTGAAAATTCCCCAGATCGGGTGGAACACGCTTGAGGTGACGCACGATCATCCGATCTTTGCCGGCATCCCGACCGGGCCGAAAGGGCTGCATGCCTATTTCGTCCATTCCTATCATCTCGATGCGCAGAAGCCGGAACAGGTTATCGCCGTGGCCGACTATGGCGGGCCGGTGACGGCCGCCGTGGCGCGGGACAATCTCGTCGGAACCCAGTTCCACCCCGAAAAGAGCCAGGCGCTCGGCCTCGCTCTCATCGCCAATTTCCTGATGTGGACGCCATGA